One stretch of Manis pentadactyla isolate mManPen7 chromosome 10, mManPen7.hap1, whole genome shotgun sequence DNA includes these proteins:
- the CCP110 gene encoding centriolar coiled-coil protein of 110 kDa isoform X2, which produces MEEYEKFCEKSLASIQETSLSTDCFLPVQPESISLISFHGVAVLSPLLNIEKRKEMQQEKQKALDVEARKQVNKKKALLTRVQEILENVQVRKAPNANDFDPWETETVYSNSEVRNLNVPATFPNILPSSTEHSTLAKFENVTGMLPLNNEDEFKYNGVDLARDSEEFNDLKQCESSGISHTENEASLKTSATPQEALISDDLFPRSDEQDPSLSEKVTPDPYIISLQNLMKKSKEYIEREHSRRGLRSSAKRSINESHSDKENDAVKVTDYVKKAQLTGKHCGSVIPDKPSLNKSNVLLQGASIQASSMNTSGLSSFSKVDIPIRTGHPTVTDPESDFKVIPTSVTENNVIKSLTASYAKLPSPEPSLSPKMHRKHSRPSSACHILINNPINAYELSPKGKEQTVDLVQNTDEKTNTPETVPKLPVDLAVCSSKVYASKNTSETIQEIVLAKSNQVCQSSGSPLENKVIHGLAIVEGQLTSDGRGPHKMDSTHTAMPRLHEPYATSQCAASQNFGTVSGFKSTSALEKNRNSQMELNKSYDVKNPSPLLRQNQNTRQLMDTPTVTCGNEQVLDNSFEKVKRRLDLDIDSLQKENCPHVITTGIAEQERPHLPEKRYPRGSVYINKNKMLESDSKEGGDILKSKMLAFEEMRKRLEEQHAQQLSLLIAEQEREQERLQKEIEEQEKMLKEKKVNAAEASELDINNVVELEWRKISDSGLLETMLSQVDSLHTSNSHSSGFTNSSIQHSFGSANEAPFYLWGSHSGLTKLSVTRPFGRAKTKWPQVFSSEVQAKFNKITAVAKGFLTRRLMQTDKLKQLRQTVKDTMEFIRSFQSEAPLKRGVVSAQDASLQERVLAQLRAALYGIHDIFFVMDAAERMSILHHDREVRKEKMLRQMDKMKSPRVALSAATQKSLDRKKYMKAAEMGMPNKKFLVKQNPSETRVLQPNQGQNAPVHRLLSRQGSIYRKNPKKAAKCCDNLRRQHSLG; this is translated from the exons ATGGAGGAATATGAGAAGTTTTGTGAGAAAAGTCTTGCCAGCATCCAAGAAACATCACTATCCACAGATTGCTTTCTACCTGTCCAGCCTGAAAGCATTTCACTTATTAGCTTCCATGGAGTGGCTGTGCTTTCTCCACTG CTTAACattgagaaaagaaaggaaatgcaacaagaaaagcagaaagcacTTGATGTAGAAGCAAGAAAGCAGGTTAATAAGAAGAAAGCTTTACTGACTCGTGTCCAGgagattcttgaaaatgttcag gttAGAAAAGCACCTAATGCCAATGATTTTGATCCATGGGAGACTGAAACAGTTTATTCTAATTCAGAAGTCAGAAACTTGAATGTTCCTGCTACATTTCCAAATATCTTGCCAAGCTCTACTGAACACTCTACTTTAGCAAAGTTTGAAAATGTAACTGGAATGTTGCCGTTGAATAATGAGGATGAATTTAAATATAATGGTGTAGACTTAGCTAGGGACTCAGAAGAATTTAATGATCTGAAGCAATGTGAGAGTTCAGGTATTAGCCACACAGAAAACGAAGCTTCTCTAAAGACCTCAGCAACCCCGCAAGAGGCTCTTATTTCTGATGATCTCTTCCCAAGAAGTGATGAACAGGACCCATCACTCTCGGAAAAAGTTACTCCGGATCCCTACATAATAAGTCTTCAGAACCTGATGAAAAAGtcaaaggaatatatagaaagagAACATTCTAGACGTGGTCTGAGAAGTAGTGCAAAGAGGAGTATTAATGAGAGTCATTCAGACAAAGAAAATGATGCTGTTAAAGTGACCGACTATGTAAAGAAGGCCCAGTTGACAGGCAAACACTGTGGTTCAGTTATTCCTGACAAACCAAGCCTTAATAAATCAAATGTTCTTCTCCAAGGTGCTTCCATTCAAGCAAGCAGCATGAATACATCAGGTTTAAGTAGCTTTTCTAAAGTGGACATACCTATACGAACTGGCCACCCCACTGTTACAGATCCTGAATCTGATTTTAAAGTCATTCCCACTTCTGTTACTGAAAATAATGTTATCAAAAGTCTTACTGCTTCATATGCCAAATTACCTAGTCCAGAGCCAAGCCTGAGTCCTAAAATGCATCGAAAACATTCTAGGCCATCATCAGCATGTCATATACTTATAAATAACCCAATAAATGCCTATGAATTAAGTCCTAAAGGAAAAGAACAGACAGTAGACTTAGTTCAGAATACTGATGAAAAAACAAATACACCTGAAACCGTGCCAAAGTTACCAGTTGATTTAGCAGTTTGTTCAAGCAAGGTTTATGCCAGCAAAAACACATCGGAAACCATACAGGAAATTGTTTTAGCTAAATCAAATCAAGTTTGTCAATCTTCAGGAAGTCCATTAGAAAATAAAGTTATTCACGGACTTGCTATCGTGGAAGGTCAGTTAACATCTGATGGGAGAGGACCACACAAAATGGACAGTACACATACTGCAATGCCAAGATTGCATGAGCCATACGCCACCAGTCAGTGTGCAGCTAGTCAAAACTTTGGAACCGTGAGTGGATTCAAGTCAACCAGTGCGCTAGAGAAAAACCGCAATTCACAGATGGAACTGAATAAGTCTTATGATGTAAAAAACCCATCTCCCTTACTGAGGCAAAACCAGAATACCAGACAGCTGATGGACACCCCTACAGTGACCTGTGGAAATGAACAAGTTTTGGATAACAGTTTTGAGAAAGTTAAACGGAGACTTGATTTAGATATTGATAGTTTGCAAAAAGAAAACTGCCCTCATGTCATAACAACTGGAATAGCTGAACAGGAAAGGCCACATTTGCCGGAAAAAAGATATCCTAGGGGATCTGTCTACATCAATAAGAACAAAATGTTAGAAAGTGATTCCAAAG aagGTGGGGATATATTGAAAAGCAAGATGTTAGCTTTTGAAGAAATGAGGAAGAGACTAGAAGAACAGCATGCCCAGCAGTTATCACTACTCATAGCTGAGCAGGAAAGGGAGCAAGAAAGACTGCAAAAG GAAATAGAAGAACAGGAGAAAATGTTAAAAGAGAAGAAGGTGAATGCAGCTGAAGCCTCTGAATTGGACATTAATAATGTGGTAGAGTTAGAATGGAGAAAAATCAGTGACTCTGGTTTGTTAGAAACAATGCTGTCTCAAGTGGACTCACTCCACACTTCAAATTCACATAGTtctg GTTTCACAAATTCCTCCATACAACATAGCTTTGGTTctgcaaatgaagcaccgttctaCCTCTGGGGATCACATAGTGGCTTGACCAAACTCTCAGTAACAAGGCCTTTTGGAAGGGCCAAAACTAAATGGCCTCAG GTTTTCAGTTCGGAAGTACAagcaaaatttaacaaaataactGCAGTGGCAAAAGGATTTCTTACTCGTAGGCTTATGCAGACGGATAAGCTGAAACAACTTCGACAGACTGTTAAA GACACTATGGAATTCATAAGAAGTTTTCAGTCAGAAGCACCATTAAAGAGAGGAGTTGTTTCAGCACAAGATGCTTCCCTTCAGGAAAGGGTGTTAGCTCAG TTGCGAGCTGCCCTGTATGGTATTCATGACATATTCTTTGTAATGGATGCAGCTGAAAGAATGTCTATTCTACATCATGATCGAGAAGTTCGCAAAGAGAAAATGCTCAGGCAGATG gataaaatgaaaagTCCACGAGTGGCTCTTTCGGCTGCAACACAGAAGTCTCTTGATAGGAAGAAGTACATGAA AGCTGCAGAAATGGGAATGCCAAATAAGAAATTTCTGGTTAAACAAAATCCTTCTGAAACAAG AGTCCTTCAACCAAATCAAGGACAGAATGCACCTGTTCATAGGCTACTTAGTAGACAAGG GAGTATATACAGGAAAAATCCAAAGAAAGCGGCCAAATGTTGCGACAATTTAAGAAGACAACATTCATTAGGATAA
- the CCP110 gene encoding centriolar coiled-coil protein of 110 kDa isoform X1, whose protein sequence is MEEYEKFCEKSLASIQETSLSTDCFLPVQPESISLISFHGVAVLSPLLNIEKRKEMQQEKQKALDVEARKQVNKKKALLTRVQEILENVQVRKAPNANDFDPWETETVYSNSEVRNLNVPATFPNILPSSTEHSTLAKFENVTGMLPLNNEDEFKYNGVDLARDSEEFNDLKQCESSGISHTENEASLKTSATPQEALISDDLFPRSDEQDPSLSEKVTPDPYIISLQNLMKKSKEYIEREHSRRGLRSSAKRSINESHSDKENDAVKVTDYVKKAQLTGKHCGSVIPDKPSLNKSNVLLQGASIQASSMNTSGLSSFSKVDIPIRTGHPTVTDPESDFKVIPTSVTENNVIKSLTASYAKLPSPEPSLSPKMHRKHSRPSSACHILINNPINAYELSPKGKEQTVDLVQNTDEKTNTPETVPKLPVDLAVCSSKVYASKNTSETIQEIVLAKSNQVCQSSGSPLENKVIHGLAIVEGQLTSDGRGPHKMDSTHTAMPRLHEPYATSQCAASQNFGTVSGFKSTSALEKNRNSQMELNKSYDVKNPSPLLRQNQNTRQLMDTPTVTCGNEQVLDNSFEKVKRRLDLDIDSLQKENCPHVITTGIAEQERPHLPEKRYPRGSVYINKNKMLESDSKEGGDILKSKMLAFEEMRKRLEEQHAQQLSLLIAEQEREQERLQKEIEEQEKMLKEKKVNAAEASELDINNVVELEWRKISDSGLLETMLSQVDSLHTSNSHSSGFTNSSIQHSFGSANEAPFYLWGSHSGLTKLSVTRPFGRAKTKWPQVFSSEVQAKFNKITAVAKGFLTRRLMQTDKLKQLRQTVKDTMEFIRSFQSEAPLKRGVVSAQDASLQERVLAQLRAALYGIHDIFFVMDAAERMSILHHDREVRKEKMLRQMDKMKSPRVALSAATQKSLDRKKYMKAAEMGMPNKKFLVKQNPSETRVLQPNQGQNAPVHRLLSRQGTPKASVKGVVQNRQKSSQSRVPNRAPVSGVYTGKIQRKRPNVATI, encoded by the exons ATGGAGGAATATGAGAAGTTTTGTGAGAAAAGTCTTGCCAGCATCCAAGAAACATCACTATCCACAGATTGCTTTCTACCTGTCCAGCCTGAAAGCATTTCACTTATTAGCTTCCATGGAGTGGCTGTGCTTTCTCCACTG CTTAACattgagaaaagaaaggaaatgcaacaagaaaagcagaaagcacTTGATGTAGAAGCAAGAAAGCAGGTTAATAAGAAGAAAGCTTTACTGACTCGTGTCCAGgagattcttgaaaatgttcag gttAGAAAAGCACCTAATGCCAATGATTTTGATCCATGGGAGACTGAAACAGTTTATTCTAATTCAGAAGTCAGAAACTTGAATGTTCCTGCTACATTTCCAAATATCTTGCCAAGCTCTACTGAACACTCTACTTTAGCAAAGTTTGAAAATGTAACTGGAATGTTGCCGTTGAATAATGAGGATGAATTTAAATATAATGGTGTAGACTTAGCTAGGGACTCAGAAGAATTTAATGATCTGAAGCAATGTGAGAGTTCAGGTATTAGCCACACAGAAAACGAAGCTTCTCTAAAGACCTCAGCAACCCCGCAAGAGGCTCTTATTTCTGATGATCTCTTCCCAAGAAGTGATGAACAGGACCCATCACTCTCGGAAAAAGTTACTCCGGATCCCTACATAATAAGTCTTCAGAACCTGATGAAAAAGtcaaaggaatatatagaaagagAACATTCTAGACGTGGTCTGAGAAGTAGTGCAAAGAGGAGTATTAATGAGAGTCATTCAGACAAAGAAAATGATGCTGTTAAAGTGACCGACTATGTAAAGAAGGCCCAGTTGACAGGCAAACACTGTGGTTCAGTTATTCCTGACAAACCAAGCCTTAATAAATCAAATGTTCTTCTCCAAGGTGCTTCCATTCAAGCAAGCAGCATGAATACATCAGGTTTAAGTAGCTTTTCTAAAGTGGACATACCTATACGAACTGGCCACCCCACTGTTACAGATCCTGAATCTGATTTTAAAGTCATTCCCACTTCTGTTACTGAAAATAATGTTATCAAAAGTCTTACTGCTTCATATGCCAAATTACCTAGTCCAGAGCCAAGCCTGAGTCCTAAAATGCATCGAAAACATTCTAGGCCATCATCAGCATGTCATATACTTATAAATAACCCAATAAATGCCTATGAATTAAGTCCTAAAGGAAAAGAACAGACAGTAGACTTAGTTCAGAATACTGATGAAAAAACAAATACACCTGAAACCGTGCCAAAGTTACCAGTTGATTTAGCAGTTTGTTCAAGCAAGGTTTATGCCAGCAAAAACACATCGGAAACCATACAGGAAATTGTTTTAGCTAAATCAAATCAAGTTTGTCAATCTTCAGGAAGTCCATTAGAAAATAAAGTTATTCACGGACTTGCTATCGTGGAAGGTCAGTTAACATCTGATGGGAGAGGACCACACAAAATGGACAGTACACATACTGCAATGCCAAGATTGCATGAGCCATACGCCACCAGTCAGTGTGCAGCTAGTCAAAACTTTGGAACCGTGAGTGGATTCAAGTCAACCAGTGCGCTAGAGAAAAACCGCAATTCACAGATGGAACTGAATAAGTCTTATGATGTAAAAAACCCATCTCCCTTACTGAGGCAAAACCAGAATACCAGACAGCTGATGGACACCCCTACAGTGACCTGTGGAAATGAACAAGTTTTGGATAACAGTTTTGAGAAAGTTAAACGGAGACTTGATTTAGATATTGATAGTTTGCAAAAAGAAAACTGCCCTCATGTCATAACAACTGGAATAGCTGAACAGGAAAGGCCACATTTGCCGGAAAAAAGATATCCTAGGGGATCTGTCTACATCAATAAGAACAAAATGTTAGAAAGTGATTCCAAAG aagGTGGGGATATATTGAAAAGCAAGATGTTAGCTTTTGAAGAAATGAGGAAGAGACTAGAAGAACAGCATGCCCAGCAGTTATCACTACTCATAGCTGAGCAGGAAAGGGAGCAAGAAAGACTGCAAAAG GAAATAGAAGAACAGGAGAAAATGTTAAAAGAGAAGAAGGTGAATGCAGCTGAAGCCTCTGAATTGGACATTAATAATGTGGTAGAGTTAGAATGGAGAAAAATCAGTGACTCTGGTTTGTTAGAAACAATGCTGTCTCAAGTGGACTCACTCCACACTTCAAATTCACATAGTtctg GTTTCACAAATTCCTCCATACAACATAGCTTTGGTTctgcaaatgaagcaccgttctaCCTCTGGGGATCACATAGTGGCTTGACCAAACTCTCAGTAACAAGGCCTTTTGGAAGGGCCAAAACTAAATGGCCTCAG GTTTTCAGTTCGGAAGTACAagcaaaatttaacaaaataactGCAGTGGCAAAAGGATTTCTTACTCGTAGGCTTATGCAGACGGATAAGCTGAAACAACTTCGACAGACTGTTAAA GACACTATGGAATTCATAAGAAGTTTTCAGTCAGAAGCACCATTAAAGAGAGGAGTTGTTTCAGCACAAGATGCTTCCCTTCAGGAAAGGGTGTTAGCTCAG TTGCGAGCTGCCCTGTATGGTATTCATGACATATTCTTTGTAATGGATGCAGCTGAAAGAATGTCTATTCTACATCATGATCGAGAAGTTCGCAAAGAGAAAATGCTCAGGCAGATG gataaaatgaaaagTCCACGAGTGGCTCTTTCGGCTGCAACACAGAAGTCTCTTGATAGGAAGAAGTACATGAA AGCTGCAGAAATGGGAATGCCAAATAAGAAATTTCTGGTTAAACAAAATCCTTCTGAAACAAG AGTCCTTCAACCAAATCAAGGACAGAATGCACCTGTTCATAGGCTACTTAGTAGACAAGG aACCCCTAAGGCATCAGTGAAGGGGGTTGTGCAAAATAGACAGAAGTCTTCACAGAGCAGAGTGCCTAACAGAGCGCCTGTGTCAG GAGTATATACAGGAAAAATCCAAAGAAAGCGGCCAAATGTTGCGACAATTTAA
- the CCP110 gene encoding centriolar coiled-coil protein of 110 kDa isoform X3, translating into MEEYEKFCEKSLASIQETSLSTDCFLPVQPESISLISFHGVAVLSPLLNIEKRKEMQQEKQKALDVEARKQVNKKKALLTRVQEILENVQVRKAPNANDFDPWETETVYSNSEVRNLNVPATFPNILPSSTEHSTLAKFENVTGMLPLNNEDEFKYNGVDLARDSEEFNDLKQCESSGISHTENEASLKTSATPQEALISDDLFPRSDEQDPSLSEKVTPDPYIISLQNLMKKSKEYIEREHSRRGLRSSAKRSINESHSDKENDAVKVTDYVKKAQLTGKHCGSVIPDKPSLNKSNVLLQGASIQASSMNTSGLSSFSKVDIPIRTGHPTVTDPESDFKVIPTSVTENNVIKSLTASYAKLPSPEPSLSPKMHRKHSRPSSACHILINNPINAYELSPKGKEQTVDLVQNTDEKTNTPETVPKLPVDLAVCSSKVYASKNTSETIQEIVLAKSNQVCQSSGSPLENKVIHGLAIVEGQLTSDGRGPHKMDSTHTAMPRLHEPYATSQCAASQNFGTVSGFKSTSALEKNRNSQMELNKSYDVKNPSPLLRQNQNTRQLMDTPTVTCGNEQVLDNSFEKVKRRLDLDIDSLQKENCPHVITTGIAEQERPHLPEKRYPRGSVYINKNKMLESDSKEGGDILKSKMLAFEEMRKRLEEQHAQQLSLLIAEQEREQERLQKEIEEQEKMLKEKKVNAAEASELDINNVVELEWRKISDSGLLETMLSQVDSLHTSNSHSSGFTNSSIQHSFGSANEAPFYLWGSHSGLTKLSVTRPFGRAKTKWPQVFSSEVQAKFNKITAVAKGFLTRRLMQTDKLKQLRQTVKLRAALYGIHDIFFVMDAAERMSILHHDREVRKEKMLRQMDKMKSPRVALSAATQKSLDRKKYMKAAEMGMPNKKFLVKQNPSETRVLQPNQGQNAPVHRLLSRQGTPKASVKGVVQNRQKSSQSRVPNRAPVSGVYTGKIQRKRPNVATI; encoded by the exons ATGGAGGAATATGAGAAGTTTTGTGAGAAAAGTCTTGCCAGCATCCAAGAAACATCACTATCCACAGATTGCTTTCTACCTGTCCAGCCTGAAAGCATTTCACTTATTAGCTTCCATGGAGTGGCTGTGCTTTCTCCACTG CTTAACattgagaaaagaaaggaaatgcaacaagaaaagcagaaagcacTTGATGTAGAAGCAAGAAAGCAGGTTAATAAGAAGAAAGCTTTACTGACTCGTGTCCAGgagattcttgaaaatgttcag gttAGAAAAGCACCTAATGCCAATGATTTTGATCCATGGGAGACTGAAACAGTTTATTCTAATTCAGAAGTCAGAAACTTGAATGTTCCTGCTACATTTCCAAATATCTTGCCAAGCTCTACTGAACACTCTACTTTAGCAAAGTTTGAAAATGTAACTGGAATGTTGCCGTTGAATAATGAGGATGAATTTAAATATAATGGTGTAGACTTAGCTAGGGACTCAGAAGAATTTAATGATCTGAAGCAATGTGAGAGTTCAGGTATTAGCCACACAGAAAACGAAGCTTCTCTAAAGACCTCAGCAACCCCGCAAGAGGCTCTTATTTCTGATGATCTCTTCCCAAGAAGTGATGAACAGGACCCATCACTCTCGGAAAAAGTTACTCCGGATCCCTACATAATAAGTCTTCAGAACCTGATGAAAAAGtcaaaggaatatatagaaagagAACATTCTAGACGTGGTCTGAGAAGTAGTGCAAAGAGGAGTATTAATGAGAGTCATTCAGACAAAGAAAATGATGCTGTTAAAGTGACCGACTATGTAAAGAAGGCCCAGTTGACAGGCAAACACTGTGGTTCAGTTATTCCTGACAAACCAAGCCTTAATAAATCAAATGTTCTTCTCCAAGGTGCTTCCATTCAAGCAAGCAGCATGAATACATCAGGTTTAAGTAGCTTTTCTAAAGTGGACATACCTATACGAACTGGCCACCCCACTGTTACAGATCCTGAATCTGATTTTAAAGTCATTCCCACTTCTGTTACTGAAAATAATGTTATCAAAAGTCTTACTGCTTCATATGCCAAATTACCTAGTCCAGAGCCAAGCCTGAGTCCTAAAATGCATCGAAAACATTCTAGGCCATCATCAGCATGTCATATACTTATAAATAACCCAATAAATGCCTATGAATTAAGTCCTAAAGGAAAAGAACAGACAGTAGACTTAGTTCAGAATACTGATGAAAAAACAAATACACCTGAAACCGTGCCAAAGTTACCAGTTGATTTAGCAGTTTGTTCAAGCAAGGTTTATGCCAGCAAAAACACATCGGAAACCATACAGGAAATTGTTTTAGCTAAATCAAATCAAGTTTGTCAATCTTCAGGAAGTCCATTAGAAAATAAAGTTATTCACGGACTTGCTATCGTGGAAGGTCAGTTAACATCTGATGGGAGAGGACCACACAAAATGGACAGTACACATACTGCAATGCCAAGATTGCATGAGCCATACGCCACCAGTCAGTGTGCAGCTAGTCAAAACTTTGGAACCGTGAGTGGATTCAAGTCAACCAGTGCGCTAGAGAAAAACCGCAATTCACAGATGGAACTGAATAAGTCTTATGATGTAAAAAACCCATCTCCCTTACTGAGGCAAAACCAGAATACCAGACAGCTGATGGACACCCCTACAGTGACCTGTGGAAATGAACAAGTTTTGGATAACAGTTTTGAGAAAGTTAAACGGAGACTTGATTTAGATATTGATAGTTTGCAAAAAGAAAACTGCCCTCATGTCATAACAACTGGAATAGCTGAACAGGAAAGGCCACATTTGCCGGAAAAAAGATATCCTAGGGGATCTGTCTACATCAATAAGAACAAAATGTTAGAAAGTGATTCCAAAG aagGTGGGGATATATTGAAAAGCAAGATGTTAGCTTTTGAAGAAATGAGGAAGAGACTAGAAGAACAGCATGCCCAGCAGTTATCACTACTCATAGCTGAGCAGGAAAGGGAGCAAGAAAGACTGCAAAAG GAAATAGAAGAACAGGAGAAAATGTTAAAAGAGAAGAAGGTGAATGCAGCTGAAGCCTCTGAATTGGACATTAATAATGTGGTAGAGTTAGAATGGAGAAAAATCAGTGACTCTGGTTTGTTAGAAACAATGCTGTCTCAAGTGGACTCACTCCACACTTCAAATTCACATAGTtctg GTTTCACAAATTCCTCCATACAACATAGCTTTGGTTctgcaaatgaagcaccgttctaCCTCTGGGGATCACATAGTGGCTTGACCAAACTCTCAGTAACAAGGCCTTTTGGAAGGGCCAAAACTAAATGGCCTCAG GTTTTCAGTTCGGAAGTACAagcaaaatttaacaaaataactGCAGTGGCAAAAGGATTTCTTACTCGTAGGCTTATGCAGACGGATAAGCTGAAACAACTTCGACAGACTGTTAAA TTGCGAGCTGCCCTGTATGGTATTCATGACATATTCTTTGTAATGGATGCAGCTGAAAGAATGTCTATTCTACATCATGATCGAGAAGTTCGCAAAGAGAAAATGCTCAGGCAGATG gataaaatgaaaagTCCACGAGTGGCTCTTTCGGCTGCAACACAGAAGTCTCTTGATAGGAAGAAGTACATGAA AGCTGCAGAAATGGGAATGCCAAATAAGAAATTTCTGGTTAAACAAAATCCTTCTGAAACAAG AGTCCTTCAACCAAATCAAGGACAGAATGCACCTGTTCATAGGCTACTTAGTAGACAAGG aACCCCTAAGGCATCAGTGAAGGGGGTTGTGCAAAATAGACAGAAGTCTTCACAGAGCAGAGTGCCTAACAGAGCGCCTGTGTCAG GAGTATATACAGGAAAAATCCAAAGAAAGCGGCCAAATGTTGCGACAATTTAA